In one Rhodococcus sp. B50 genomic region, the following are encoded:
- a CDS encoding LLM class F420-dependent oxidoreductase, translating into MTRPIRIGLQLQPQQQPDYGVIRDTVLRAEDAGADIVFNWDHFYPLYGDPDGAHFECWTMLGAWAEQTERVEIGALVTGGGYRNPDLLADMARTVDHISGGRLILGIGSGWFEKDYDEYGYEFGTKGSRLDLLAEYMPRIVNRLGKLNPQPTRHIPILIGGGGPKKTLPMVAKYADIWHSFGEMETHAEKSGILAQRCAETGRRPEDIERSTSWPGAEAAPSYVDLGITQFTVGVGGPDYDLTELREAIAWRDENSAPPLTGLS; encoded by the coding sequence ATGACGCGACCTATTCGTATCGGCCTTCAGCTCCAGCCCCAGCAGCAACCCGACTACGGGGTCATCCGCGACACCGTGCTCCGCGCCGAGGACGCCGGCGCGGACATCGTGTTCAACTGGGACCATTTCTACCCGCTCTACGGCGATCCCGACGGCGCCCACTTCGAATGCTGGACGATGCTCGGCGCATGGGCCGAGCAGACCGAACGGGTGGAGATCGGCGCACTCGTCACCGGTGGCGGGTACCGCAACCCCGATCTGCTCGCCGACATGGCCCGCACTGTCGACCACATCAGCGGCGGCCGTCTCATCCTGGGTATCGGCTCGGGCTGGTTCGAGAAGGACTACGACGAGTACGGCTACGAATTCGGCACCAAGGGCTCCCGGCTCGACCTGCTCGCCGAGTACATGCCCCGTATCGTGAACCGCCTCGGCAAGCTGAACCCGCAGCCCACTCGGCACATTCCCATCCTCATCGGTGGCGGCGGCCCGAAGAAGACGCTGCCGATGGTCGCGAAGTACGCCGACATCTGGCACAGCTTCGGCGAGATGGAGACGCACGCCGAGAAGTCCGGGATCCTCGCGCAGCGCTGCGCCGAGACCGGTCGTCGTCCCGAGGACATCGAGCGGTCCACTTCGTGGCCCGGCGCCGAGGCCGCACCGTCCTACGTCGATCTCGGAATCACGCAGTTCACCGTGGGTGTCGGTGGCCCCGACTACGACCTCACCGAACTGCGGGAAGCGATCGCGTGGCGCGACGAGAACTCCGCACCGCCGCTGACAGGGCTCAGCTGA
- a CDS encoding PhoX family protein, whose product MARKILPLFVTHDGISSRSNITCKYKCGDACAHAVPNTSRSEYFGDIVRAAVSRRGVLRGGAMAVLAVGAGGVLTACANDSAAAPVGDGAAAGSGDLGPVPDGTNFSPVAPNTDDAVTVPEGYEQAVVIRWGDPVLPDAPTFDIGNQSAAAQEKQFGFNNDFAGLLPVDGSPDTHLLVVSHEYTTEPFMFAGYDADDPTEEQVRIGIANHGLSVVQVKGESGTGRLTPEFGPYNRRITGTTEFLVTGPAAGSDLLKTTADPTGTRVAGTLNNCAGGVTPWGTVLSGEENFDQYFANADTVTDPVTAERLARYGVEGTETERKWERFDPRFDIAAEPNEVNRFGWIVEIDPWDATSVPVKHTALGRFKHEAATIHVTADGTVVAYSGDDERFDYMYKFVSSRKMQNGNSRAAVRHNMTLLDAGTLYVAKLTGDHPDAIDGTGKLPEGGEFSGMGEWIPLLRANEDGSSESLVDGMNAEEVAVFTRLAGDKVGATKMDRPEDFEPNPVTGKVYVALTNNSKRGVDGAAPADEANPRVNNKNGQVLEIDDDHAGTSFIWTLLLVCGDPDEADTYFGGFDKSQVSPISCPDNLAFDTHGNLWISTDGNALGSNDGLFSVVLDGPRRGETKQFLTVPIGAETCGPIVQDGRVVVCVQHPGETDDASWASPASHWPDGGDTQPRPAVVAAWKSDGGRIGV is encoded by the coding sequence GTGGCCCGTAAGATCCTGCCCCTGTTCGTCACGCATGACGGCATATCGTCGCGCTCGAACATCACGTGCAAGTACAAGTGCGGGGACGCCTGTGCGCACGCCGTTCCCAACACCTCGCGCAGTGAATACTTCGGCGACATCGTTCGAGCCGCCGTCTCGCGGCGCGGGGTTCTGCGGGGCGGTGCCATGGCAGTGCTCGCCGTGGGTGCAGGGGGCGTTCTGACCGCCTGTGCAAACGATTCGGCCGCAGCTCCGGTGGGCGACGGTGCCGCAGCCGGATCCGGTGATCTCGGGCCGGTGCCCGACGGCACGAACTTCTCCCCGGTCGCGCCGAACACCGACGACGCGGTCACCGTGCCGGAGGGCTACGAGCAGGCGGTCGTGATCCGGTGGGGCGATCCGGTACTACCCGATGCACCCACCTTCGACATCGGCAACCAGTCCGCGGCAGCACAGGAGAAGCAGTTCGGATTCAACAACGATTTCGCCGGCCTCCTCCCGGTGGACGGATCGCCCGACACCCATCTGCTCGTCGTCAGCCACGAGTACACGACCGAGCCGTTCATGTTCGCCGGTTACGATGCGGACGATCCCACCGAGGAACAGGTACGTATCGGCATCGCGAACCACGGCCTGTCCGTGGTCCAGGTGAAGGGCGAATCCGGGACAGGACGCCTCACACCGGAATTCGGACCGTACAACCGACGGATCACCGGCACCACGGAGTTCCTCGTCACCGGTCCGGCCGCGGGCAGTGATCTGCTGAAGACCACCGCCGACCCGACGGGCACGCGGGTCGCGGGCACGCTGAACAATTGCGCCGGCGGCGTCACCCCCTGGGGCACCGTGCTCTCCGGCGAGGAGAACTTCGACCAGTATTTCGCCAACGCGGACACCGTGACCGACCCGGTCACCGCAGAGCGTCTGGCCCGGTACGGAGTCGAGGGCACGGAAACCGAACGCAAGTGGGAACGCTTCGACCCACGCTTCGACATCGCGGCAGAACCCAACGAGGTCAACCGATTCGGGTGGATCGTCGAGATCGACCCCTGGGACGCGACGTCGGTGCCGGTCAAGCACACGGCACTCGGGCGCTTCAAGCACGAAGCGGCCACCATCCACGTCACTGCGGACGGCACCGTCGTGGCCTACAGCGGCGACGACGAGCGTTTCGACTACATGTACAAGTTCGTTTCGTCGAGGAAGATGCAGAACGGGAACTCCCGGGCTGCCGTGCGGCACAACATGACCCTGCTCGATGCCGGGACGCTCTACGTGGCGAAGCTGACCGGTGATCATCCGGACGCGATCGACGGGACCGGAAAGCTCCCCGAGGGCGGGGAGTTCTCCGGCATGGGCGAGTGGATCCCGTTGCTGCGCGCGAACGAAGACGGCAGTTCCGAGTCACTGGTCGACGGCATGAACGCGGAGGAAGTCGCGGTGTTCACGCGCCTCGCAGGCGACAAGGTCGGCGCGACCAAGATGGACCGACCCGAAGACTTCGAACCCAATCCCGTCACCGGCAAGGTCTACGTCGCCCTCACCAACAACTCCAAGCGCGGCGTCGACGGCGCTGCGCCGGCCGACGAGGCAAATCCTCGCGTGAACAACAAGAACGGCCAGGTCCTCGAGATCGACGACGACCACGCCGGTACGTCGTTCATCTGGACACTGCTGCTCGTGTGCGGAGATCCGGACGAGGCCGACACCTACTTCGGCGGCTTCGACAAGTCGCAGGTCAGTCCGATCTCGTGCCCCGACAACCTCGCGTTCGACACACATGGCAATCTGTGGATCTCCACCGACGGCAACGCACTCGGCTCCAACGACGGCCTGTTCAGCGTCGTCCTCGACGGACCGCGCCGCGGCGAGACGAAGCAGTTCCTCACCGTGCCGATCGGCGCGGAGACGTGTGGCCCGATCGTGCAGGACGGCCGTGTCGTGGTGTGCGTGCAGCATCCCGGCGAGACGGACGACGCGTCGTGGGCGTCGCCGGCCTCGCACTGGCCCGACGGAGGCGACACCCAGCCGCGTCCTGCCGTGGTCGCGGCGTGGAAGTCGGACGGCGGACGAATCGGGGTCTGA
- a CDS encoding TauD/TfdA dioxygenase family protein yields MESVAITPLFGTEFRGIDNLDDEIVVARIAEALRWRGVVLIRGANLDNETQIAFSRRFGELVKPLPNEEIMTVSLDPTKTVAAEYLEGTFSWHIDDTTNDIPAKATTLTARQVAEEGGGTEFASTYAAYENLPEHEKKRYEGLRVVHSFEAAQRTVYPDPTDEQVAFWRTLPKRESSLVWKRRDGRRSLVVGATADHIVGMDPDESRTLLDDLLTWTTQKQFSYLHEWEVGDFVMWDNTGMLHRAQRYDSDSPRLMQRTTIVGDEAWS; encoded by the coding sequence ATGGAGTCCGTAGCAATCACTCCGCTCTTCGGTACGGAGTTCAGAGGAATCGACAACCTCGACGACGAGATCGTCGTCGCCCGGATCGCCGAGGCGCTGCGATGGCGCGGAGTCGTTCTCATCCGCGGGGCGAACCTCGACAACGAGACGCAGATCGCGTTCAGCCGTCGTTTCGGCGAACTCGTCAAACCGCTGCCGAACGAGGAGATCATGACGGTCTCGCTCGATCCGACGAAAACGGTTGCCGCCGAGTACCTCGAGGGAACGTTCAGCTGGCACATCGACGACACGACCAACGACATCCCGGCCAAGGCCACCACCCTCACCGCACGGCAGGTGGCGGAGGAGGGTGGCGGTACAGAGTTCGCGAGTACCTACGCGGCCTACGAAAATCTGCCGGAGCACGAGAAGAAGCGCTACGAGGGGCTCCGTGTGGTCCATTCTTTCGAGGCCGCGCAGAGGACGGTCTATCCGGACCCCACCGACGAGCAGGTTGCGTTCTGGCGCACCCTGCCGAAGCGCGAGTCGTCACTGGTGTGGAAGCGGCGTGACGGCCGGCGCTCGCTCGTGGTCGGCGCTACCGCCGACCATATCGTCGGCATGGATCCCGACGAAAGTCGTACGTTGCTCGACGACCTGTTGACCTGGACCACGCAGAAGCAGTTCTCCTACCTTCACGAATGGGAGGTCGGTGACTTCGTCATGTGGGACAACACCGGCATGCTGCACCGCGCACAGAGATACGACTCCGACTCTCCGAGACTGATGCAACGCACCACGATCGTCGGCGACGAGGCCTGGTCGTGA
- a CDS encoding aromatic ring-hydroxylating oxygenase subunit alpha gives MTSTQPRTERDPSGLPGSWVETAEGLADIEPGRYNMKIPTDRYVSPEIHEREREAVWEKVWQVVGRESDLPAAGDWKVFTLFDQSYIIVRGKDDRIRGFVNACRHRGNPLCAGSGNSKRFLCQYHLWSYDLDGTLRGILHEKALDPVDKSENSLLQVSVDVCAGFIFLNPDPDAEPLADYLGAEVLEMLAPYRLDEMITVMDVREALDCNWKVVVDAFSEGYHISGIHPELLRAITIESEASRYRLLDRHSVACSPFEVANVDKYGPQEQVDGIHELPETFPSLMRVLPRFDELVDEYRVEGEPLEFPEKITARTILQKATREVLTESGLDVSGLTDAQMSDNHGWVLFPNFFMTVRAGEATVILAQPDPGGDPNRCVWQIISLMWLPEEMKDALRAQPLEVKEPGEFKYFLALQQDYEQMPRQQRGLRNKRLDHMMLVSEEVVVAHFHSVLDRYLATSSRS, from the coding sequence ATGACGTCCACACAACCCCGCACCGAGCGGGACCCTTCCGGATTGCCCGGAAGCTGGGTCGAGACCGCCGAAGGACTCGCCGATATCGAACCGGGCCGCTACAACATGAAGATCCCGACCGACCGCTACGTGTCGCCGGAGATCCACGAACGCGAACGCGAGGCCGTCTGGGAGAAGGTGTGGCAGGTCGTCGGTCGGGAATCGGACCTGCCCGCGGCCGGTGACTGGAAGGTCTTCACACTGTTCGACCAGTCGTACATCATCGTCCGCGGAAAGGACGACCGCATACGAGGTTTCGTCAACGCATGTAGGCACCGAGGGAATCCGCTGTGTGCCGGGAGCGGAAATTCCAAGCGCTTCCTGTGCCAGTACCACCTCTGGTCCTACGACCTGGACGGAACCCTTCGCGGAATCCTGCACGAAAAGGCCCTCGACCCCGTCGACAAGTCCGAGAACTCCCTGCTCCAGGTATCGGTCGACGTCTGCGCCGGCTTCATCTTCCTCAACCCGGATCCCGACGCCGAACCCCTCGCCGACTACCTCGGGGCGGAGGTGCTCGAGATGCTCGCACCGTATCGGCTCGACGAGATGATCACCGTGATGGACGTGCGTGAAGCGCTCGACTGTAACTGGAAGGTGGTAGTCGACGCCTTCTCGGAGGGTTACCACATCTCCGGAATCCACCCGGAGTTGTTGCGTGCGATCACTATCGAATCGGAAGCCAGTCGCTACCGGCTTCTGGATCGGCATTCGGTGGCCTGTTCACCGTTCGAGGTCGCCAACGTCGACAAGTACGGACCGCAGGAACAGGTCGACGGAATCCACGAACTTCCCGAGACCTTCCCCTCCCTCATGCGCGTACTTCCCAGATTCGACGAGCTCGTCGACGAATACCGGGTCGAGGGAGAACCTCTCGAGTTTCCCGAGAAAATCACCGCGCGGACGATCCTGCAGAAGGCAACGCGCGAGGTCCTGACCGAATCGGGGCTGGACGTCAGCGGACTCACCGACGCTCAGATGAGCGACAACCACGGCTGGGTCCTGTTCCCCAACTTCTTCATGACTGTTCGTGCCGGCGAAGCGACCGTCATCCTCGCGCAACCCGACCCGGGAGGTGACCCCAACCGCTGTGTCTGGCAGATCATCAGCCTGATGTGGCTTCCCGAGGAGATGAAGGACGCGCTTCGCGCCCAACCCCTCGAAGTGAAGGAACCCGGGGAGTTCAAGTATTTCCTCGCGCTGCAACAGGACTACGAACAGATGCCCCGGCAGCAGCGCGGTCTGCGCAACAAGCGACTCGACCACATGATGCTGGTATCCGAGGAGGTGGTTGTGGCCCATTTCCATTCGGTCCTCGACAGATACCTCGCCACATCCTCCCGCTCGTGA
- the ggh gene encoding glucosylglycerate hydrolase yields MPDRGFTSTQLAARAAYLLRGNDLGTMTSAAPKLYPHMWSWDAAFVAVGLAPLSVERAVVELDTLLSAQWKNGMIPHIVFANGVDGYFPGPARWAVSELATHAPGQVQTSGITQPPVHAIAVQRILEHSRRHGRSTRAVAEEFLDRRWADLVRWHRWLAHARDLDGNGRIALYHGWESGMDNSPRWDAAYANVVAGPVPPFHREDLEHVADATQRPSDREYARYLWLLEEMKTARYEDGVLAKAMSFAVEDVFVSAVFSLSCEVLATIGEEHSRPNADVRELYSWSERFRKGVIATTDSRTGAAKDFDLRSGKWVATDTLAMFAPLLCGGLDRQAERALLRTFEGPKFCGHPDLRYAVPPSTSPVSGDFRSREYWRGPVWPVMTWLFSWAFARRGWAERANVLRAEGLRQASDGTFAEYYEPFTGDPLGSMQQSWTAAAVLDWLG; encoded by the coding sequence ATGCCGGACCGAGGATTCACTTCCACACAGCTCGCCGCGCGCGCGGCGTACCTGTTGCGTGGCAACGACCTGGGCACCATGACGAGTGCCGCTCCCAAGCTCTATCCACACATGTGGAGCTGGGATGCGGCGTTCGTCGCCGTGGGCCTCGCGCCGCTGAGCGTCGAACGAGCGGTGGTCGAACTCGACACCTTGCTGTCGGCGCAGTGGAAGAACGGGATGATCCCGCACATCGTCTTCGCCAACGGCGTCGATGGCTACTTCCCCGGCCCGGCGCGCTGGGCGGTCTCCGAGCTGGCGACGCACGCACCGGGTCAGGTGCAGACCTCGGGCATCACCCAGCCTCCCGTGCACGCCATCGCCGTGCAGCGCATCCTCGAACATTCGAGGCGGCACGGTCGCTCGACGCGTGCTGTCGCCGAGGAGTTCCTGGACCGCCGGTGGGCGGATCTGGTGCGTTGGCACCGCTGGCTCGCCCACGCGCGCGATCTCGACGGCAACGGCCGGATCGCGCTGTACCACGGGTGGGAGTCGGGCATGGACAACTCCCCGCGCTGGGATGCGGCATACGCCAACGTCGTCGCCGGACCGGTGCCACCCTTCCACCGCGAGGATCTCGAGCACGTCGCCGACGCCACTCAGCGACCCAGCGATCGCGAGTACGCACGCTATCTGTGGTTGCTCGAGGAGATGAAGACTGCACGATACGAGGACGGCGTGCTCGCGAAGGCCATGAGTTTCGCAGTCGAGGACGTCTTCGTCAGTGCGGTGTTCTCGTTGTCGTGCGAGGTGCTCGCGACCATCGGCGAAGAGCATTCCCGACCCAACGCCGATGTGCGCGAACTGTATTCATGGTCCGAGCGGTTCCGGAAGGGCGTGATCGCCACGACCGACTCCCGTACGGGCGCTGCGAAGGACTTCGATCTGCGCAGCGGGAAGTGGGTGGCCACCGACACTCTCGCGATGTTCGCACCGCTGTTGTGCGGTGGTCTCGACCGGCAGGCCGAGCGGGCACTGCTGCGCACCTTCGAAGGGCCGAAGTTCTGTGGGCATCCGGACCTGCGTTATGCGGTGCCGCCGTCCACCTCCCCGGTCTCGGGCGACTTCCGTTCCCGCGAGTACTGGCGCGGGCCGGTGTGGCCCGTGATGACCTGGTTGTTCTCGTGGGCCTTTGCCCGTCGAGGGTGGGCCGAACGCGCGAACGTGCTTCGCGCGGAAGGTCTCCGACAGGCGAGCGACGGTACCTTCGCCGAGTACTACGAACCGTTCACCGGCGATCCCCTCGGCAGCATGCAGCAGTCGTGGACCGCCGCAGCGGTATTGGACTGGCTGGGTTAG
- a CDS encoding TetR/AcrR family transcriptional regulator, translated as MLDSDYQILGGIVPSTSTQLGRPVGARSDETRRRILTATMRCVAEVGYSGATIREIARTADITSGTLYHYFPNKGELVRAAFADIAEVSLPRLAAAADGVDGVLDKLMAVLDEGATLVRENPYAVAFDRALRSEGAAHLRLDEDSDLIFVSLRHVVAGIVEQARNEGVLHAGADANGTTDAIFSMLRGLYDHAATATPEQYAATHHAIGLLIRGSLFDGARPA; from the coding sequence ATGCTCGACAGCGACTACCAGATACTCGGAGGTATCGTGCCGTCCACGTCGACGCAGCTGGGCAGGCCCGTAGGGGCCAGAAGCGACGAGACGCGCCGCCGCATCCTCACCGCCACCATGCGCTGCGTTGCGGAGGTGGGTTACTCCGGTGCCACCATCCGTGAGATCGCGCGCACAGCCGATATCACCAGCGGCACGCTCTACCACTACTTCCCCAACAAGGGAGAACTCGTCCGGGCAGCATTCGCTGACATCGCCGAAGTGTCGCTCCCACGACTCGCTGCTGCCGCGGACGGGGTCGACGGTGTCCTGGACAAACTGATGGCGGTCCTCGACGAGGGCGCGACGCTGGTGCGAGAGAACCCGTACGCGGTGGCCTTCGACCGCGCCCTCCGAAGCGAAGGTGCGGCCCATCTCCGACTGGACGAGGACAGCGACCTGATCTTCGTGTCACTCCGGCACGTGGTCGCCGGAATTGTCGAGCAGGCTCGCAACGAAGGCGTACTCCACGCCGGCGCCGACGCGAACGGGACCACCGATGCGATCTTCTCGATGCTTCGCGGCCTGTACGACCATGCGGCCACAGCTACCCCGGAGCAATACGCAGCAACGCACCACGCAATCGGCCTGTTGATCCGCGGTTCGTTGTTCGACGGCGCCCGACCGGCGTGA
- a CDS encoding lipase family alpha/beta hydrolase encodes MSNASSLPPCTADDWDDSRRRRRLRDTRTGHHWVRFGRLRRVLARTAVAALPLVALFTQYWAWDVAPVRERLALTQPQLHPIYDAAAREDRDTAVVDLVGLGNLDATDTATALPALRELGQVWAVEYDNSGLDTAVVSRLIQERAAWTGIENIVLTGHSMGGIIALEVAQHLYQDTSLEVTGVILDCTPLDLHAVRADARDAGEDLLRWIGWLPGARESRGMRMLVEIAARKNRFVVPSDTWYRRIDTEELRKAAVEVLHDKIFSTDAASNGLIESQFRAIVASGAIDNLKALADERDDKIRPAVVFLRPRNALADNVVDVEYSHRILVDQSGGIDGTLLVSKLDRTGHANPIQAPESYNDAITDRVVPFVDARPGEVEDEGAQPPDDEFFDDERSGVRPIVDLDRIAPG; translated from the coding sequence ATGTCGAACGCATCATCGCTTCCGCCCTGCACCGCCGACGACTGGGACGACAGTCGCCGGCGGCGGCGTCTCCGTGACACCCGCACCGGCCATCACTGGGTCCGGTTCGGCCGGCTCCGGCGAGTCCTCGCACGCACGGCCGTCGCGGCGCTCCCGCTCGTCGCCCTGTTCACCCAGTACTGGGCATGGGACGTCGCGCCGGTCCGTGAGCGGCTCGCCCTCACCCAACCTCAGCTGCATCCGATCTACGACGCGGCGGCACGGGAGGATCGCGACACGGCCGTGGTCGACCTCGTGGGTCTCGGCAACCTCGACGCGACCGACACTGCCACGGCGCTGCCCGCACTACGCGAACTGGGACAGGTGTGGGCGGTCGAATACGACAACAGCGGTCTCGACACCGCCGTCGTCAGCCGTCTGATCCAGGAGCGGGCGGCGTGGACCGGCATAGAGAACATCGTGCTCACCGGCCACAGCATGGGCGGGATCATCGCGCTCGAGGTCGCCCAGCATCTGTACCAGGACACCTCGCTGGAAGTGACCGGCGTGATCCTGGACTGCACTCCGCTGGACCTGCACGCCGTACGGGCCGACGCACGTGATGCCGGTGAGGATCTGTTGCGCTGGATCGGTTGGCTACCCGGTGCGCGGGAGAGCCGCGGCATGCGGATGCTCGTCGAGATCGCCGCTCGGAAGAACCGTTTCGTCGTGCCCTCCGACACATGGTATCGCCGCATCGACACCGAGGAGTTGCGGAAGGCCGCGGTCGAAGTGCTCCACGACAAGATCTTCTCGACGGACGCCGCCAGCAACGGGTTGATCGAGTCGCAGTTCCGGGCGATCGTCGCATCCGGTGCGATCGACAACCTGAAGGCACTGGCCGACGAACGTGACGACAAGATCCGGCCGGCCGTGGTGTTCCTTCGACCACGGAATGCGTTGGCCGACAATGTCGTAGATGTCGAGTACAGTCACCGGATTCTCGTCGACCAATCCGGTGGCATCGATGGCACACTTCTGGTGTCGAAGCTCGACCGCACCGGGCACGCCAATCCCATCCAGGCGCCCGAATCGTACAACGACGCAATCACCGACCGCGTGGTGCCGTTCGTCGACGCCAGGCCCGGTGAGGTGGAGGACGAGGGCGCGCAACCGCCGGACGACGAGTTCTTCGACGACGAACGTTCCGGCGTCCGGCCGATCGTGGACCTCGACCGCATCGCCCCGGGCTGA